The Argentina anserina chromosome 5, drPotAnse1.1, whole genome shotgun sequence genome includes the window CTGTTTACTCTCATTGCTCTCTTGCTCTCAACCAAGATGGTAAGTCAAATCCCcaattctttttttcttttttggtaattttgaGCTACAGCCTTCATCTTTTTGCTCATGTTTTGAGttgggtttttattttatttttctgttttacATATATTGATCTTCTCTGCGTTGTTTAATATTTCTTCTACTAGATTTTTTACTGATGTAATGTTTTGCTCCAGGTTTCACACTGCTGGAAATAAAAACTAATTTGAATGACAGTAGGAACATGCTCAGTAACTGGCAGGACTCGGATGAATCACCTTGTAATTGGACTGGTATTACTTGCCATCCTCAGGACCAAAGAGTCAGCGCTATGTATGTCCTACCCGCCTTTTAATTTCCTCACTTTGGTTTTAATCTGATTCACTTATTCTCATAGATTTTGTATCGGGTTCTTTTCAGTAACCTACCCTATATGCAACTAGGAGGGACTATATCTCCCAGCATTGGCAAACTCAGTAGATTGCAGAGGCTGTGAGTCAAATACTGAATAATGAATACCCATTTAACTGAGAAGTTCTGCACTTCTTAATTTGGCTTATATTATTGGTTTACGATGTGAATCAGGGCACTTCACCAGAATAGCTTACATGGATTTATACCTAATGAAGTTACCAGATGCGCGGAGCTTAGAGCATTGTAAGAGGAAATCACTCCTTTCTCTATTGTAGTTTCCATTTGAGCTGTAACATTTGCTTGTATAATACCAGAACTGAGTATTGGCTATCCTTTCTGTTAGGTATTTGAGGGCTAATTATCTACAAGGAGGTATACCATCAGACATTGGAAACCTTTCTTCTCTAACCATATTGTAagactttctttttctttcttcattttGGATACCAAGTTCTGTGTGTGCTTGCTTGTACTTGAAAATTCACTCCATAGCTTAAAATTCACTAAGGAGAGCCACCCAATGCTGGTTGAGCTATTTTCAACCAAGTAAGATGCTGTTTCTCCAACATGATggactttatataattttgcaGAGACATATCAAGTAATTTATTAAAGGGTGCCATACCTTCATCTATTGGCCGCCTATCACGATTGCGCTCTCTGTAAGTCCCAGTTGTACCTAAATACCTAATACACATGTATCCTACAGTTTTTCTATGCTTTCTAGAACTGATGGTGTCTCAATAGCATAATGGATTCAATGCTTCTGTATGTAGGAACTTGTCGACTAACTTCTTCTCAGGGGAAATCCCAGATGTTGGAGTTCTGAGCAACTTTGGAAATAATTCGTAAGTTTTCATAGTGTCATCCTATGTTTTCCGGATATGCCGGTTATAGATTTTAGCTTTTTAGAAGTGGAATTTAGGCATATATGCGAATATAATTATTCATTAAGTTCTTTGGACATTTCGAATGACCAGGCTGTGAATTTTTTTAGTTTGTGGAGAAGGTAGGATTGATAATTTATCCATTTATCTTGCTTTTCTCAAATAGTGTGCTCATATGTGATACAGTTAAATAAAAATGTCAGTAAGTCTTCCAGTTTTAAGCGTAGCTGCATAATCTCTAGCTGTCCATCCcattattcttttctttcaaCATGCGTAGGTTTATTGGAAATCTTGATCTTTGTGGCCAACAAGTGCACAAGCCGTGTCGAACCTCACTGGGATTTCCTGCTGTATTGCCACATGCGGCGAGTGATGAAGCAGCAGGTAGTTTTGGGGTTCTACATCATTTTCTATATAGCCAATTGAATCATGTGCCAAGTAGGAAAGGCTGTATTAACTCTGTTTCTTTCATTGTGGATATTGTAGTGCCTGCCAAGCGATCTTCACATTACATTAAGGGACTGCTTATTGGTGTCATGTCCACCATGGCGGTTGCACTTTTCATTCTCCTGGGCTTCCTTTGGGCTCGATTACTATCAAAGAAGGAACGAGTGGCCAAGAAATATACAGAAGTTACGAAGCAAGTGAATCAAGAAGCAGGTAGACTGAATGCTTTCTGatcttttaatcaaattattaacCTAAACAATAATAAGGTTGCTGAGaatgttttgtgtttaacAGGCACAAAACTCATTACTTTCCATGGAGATTTGCCGTACCCTTCATGTGAGATCATAGACAAATTAGAGTCACTTGATGAAGAGGATGTTGTAGGATCAGGAGGATTTGGCACTGTGTACCGAATGGTCATGAATGATTGTGGAACATTTGCTGTTAAAAGAATTGATAGAGGTAGGGAAGGATCAGATCAAGGTTTCGAGAGGGAGTTAGAGATCTTGGGCAGCATTAAGCATATAAATCTGGTTAACTTAAGAGGCTACTGCAGGCTCCCTACTTCTAAGCTTCTGATATATGATTATGTAGCTATGGGGAGCTTAGATGATTTCTTGCATGGTAAGtactttttaatttctatatGTAAAATATTTGTTTCACAATGTCTGCTTTAGAATTGGGTGCTAATATTTCACCTTTTTTCAATTGCTTTTTCTATCTCTTCTTCAGGAGATGGGCTGGAAGAGCGATCTCTGAATTGGGGTGCGCGTTTAAGAATAGCTCTCGGTTCTGCCAGAGGGATAGCTTACCTGCATCATGATTGCTGTCCAAAGATAGTACACCGTGACATAAAATCGAGCAACATTCTGCTTGATGAAAACTTGGAGCCCCATGTCTCAGACTTTGGTCTTGCAAAGCTTTTGGTTGACGAGGATGCCCATGTTACCACAGTGGTGGCTGGCACTTTTGGCTATCTTGCACCAGGTTTGTTTTTGTGTCATAATAATTTTGTGTGTACATGTATCCTCTTATGGAGAATGctacaaaatgaaaaacagaATAACCATCTCTCATCAATTAGTTAATGACATCTACTAATGAAACCTTGCTACTGTTGCAGAGTATTTGCAAAGCGGAAGAGCAACACAGAAGTCGGATGTGTATAGCTTTGGAGTTCTTTTGCTTGAGCTTGTGACCGGAAAGAGGCCTACTGATCCGACATTTGTTCAGAAAGGCTTAAATGTAGTTGGTTGGGTAAGCTCTACTTCATCTGTCAATTGACCAAAAATAAATAGCCTTGTGTTCTGTATTCAGAATCAGACTCAATTTGTGCAGATGAACACGCTATTGAGAGAGAACCGGTTGAAGGATTTCGTTGACAAGCGGTGCAGAGATGCAGATCCTCAAAGTTTGGAAGTAATTCTTGAAATAGCTGCAAGGTGCACGGATGCGAACCCAGATGATAGGCCATCAATGAATCAGGTACTACAGTTGCTAGAGCAAGAAATCATGTCACCTTGCCCAAGTGATTTCTACGACTCCCACTCAGATCATTGTTAAATGTGAAGAGAGGTAGCCCGGTACCTTTCTGGGGTGCATATGCttgtaaatgacataactcTCCAACTGGATTTTGGTCTTGGTAGCCATATTGTACCTGCTGGCTTTGCATGGTTTCTGTTTGTCAATGATTCAAAACTTTCTCAACTTGTTTCACCAATCTATCATGGTATCATTTATGGTGATACTTTCATCGGTGGTATAATTAGATAGACGTCATAGCGAACACATTCTCCTAGTACAGAACAGTAATGCACCTTGCAGTTTGCGAACCCCGGGCCAGAGCTTGATGACAACCCACAGTGACAACACCATTTACCCATAAATTTCTTCCGTCTACAGGTAGTTTAGGTACTGGCATTTCTGCCTCTACAGGTAGTTTAAGTGGGATTCTCCGCTCGAACCGTGACCGATCTGAACAATCGATAACACCATGATGCCGACAGTTATCTCACATCATAAAACTGACAAGTAATATACAATTTCTTTGATTAAACGATATTTTCGAGTGAACGATATTTTCGTAATTAAAACTCAACATCTCTCAAATGTAGGATGAGAGAGGCCAAGACGTCGCCCTTGGAGAAGGTAGTTTAACAATATGTCCATAATAATTATATACTTTATAGAATTGTACGGTTGTACCCGTAACTAAAACAGAACCTAGCCGATATTAAAGTAGCCACCCTACTTCCTCTTATGCTACAGTAGTCTTGTCAAACCCTAGCTTAGCGTTAAATATTCATCATCGTCATTGTAAATTAATACCCAAAAATCTTTGTACCTTGACAATGTAAGAAGTTACGAACCCTAGCGGTTGTTCATATTGAAATGAAAGATTGTTTGGTTAATTAATCAAGCAATCTAAACCAAATGTTTTGGTCTATTGACATATGGGTTGTACTCGGCCGGCCAAATCTAACTGAGGTTCGTTCTTAAACGATTTGAGTACGTCAACTATGCTTAGATTCATAAATACGTAACATGGAATATGCACCGTATGTTAGCGTGAATGACGGAGGAAATCACTGGCGTGATTAAATGAGCGAATTAAAGAATGATTTATGGTTAATTATATTCTTGttagatcatatatataacgatTATGTGTATGAAGTAGTAATAATAATCAATATACAATTTGACTTGGCATCAGAGCCAATTTTTTGGAGCCTCTGTTTTTCTGAGTTTCCACTGCGTTTTTTGCCGTGGAACTGCTCCTTCTTGTAATTGGTACTCATCACTGATTGGCACTCTTCTTGGCTTCTCtgagttttttctttttaaaagaACAACTAAATAGCCTCTCATCACTAATAGGAGCACCTCCGGTATTGCCTCCACCATCCCCACAGTCACCATTTTTTAGCATCAGACCCTCAACTTTCAAGTAATACACTACAAGTCAAAGTAGCCACAACTCCCGGCAGCGCAAGCTGCATGGATGAGACAAAGGCCCGCTCCTCCGCCAATGATGGAGtatcaataattcaatattgCTAATAATCGGAGACAACGAAGGCGATCACGGCTGTCAGCTAGCCGCGACCATTGGCCACCATAGATGTAAATTGACGTGGCAAATGAAGGTGATGAATATCGAGTTTGTTAAATGGGCATGATTTGGTTGTTGATGGCTCATTAGTTGCCCCATGAAGCTCAAGTTTGTTATTAAAAGCCCAACTCTTTCCTTTCCTGTGTTGGTATGTTTTTGGGCCAATAATGAGCCCACAGATTTGTTTCAACTTTTGCCCATTGGTTGTATTTTGACTAGAATTGTGTGATGCTGACTGAGGTGTTTGTATGATTTGCAGGCTGTGAAAGAAAATTTGGTCACTTTTTTATGTAAAAATGATAAATGACAAACAAGAATTTAGTACGCAGTAATATAAACTTCAAACCAGATGAATTCAAGTTCTTAATTCACAAAAGATTtacgacaaaaaaaaaagtgcatgttccaaatatgtatatatcatGTTAATGCGTTTGTCATTGACATGTATACTattattactatatgttactaACAATGCGTAGAATAAAGAAATGATGTAGTTGACATGTATACAGTCGTGTCTTATTCTATTATATCATTCATATGTGGTTCATTTGTTGTAAATACATGTATGACAAACATCAAGTTTTGCAGACATTAATTAAAGGAGTACGTGAGATGCACGATGATGAGGTGTATGTGAGATTATACTGTGTTGCGCACAACAAATTTTTCCATTCATATGTCCCAAGTGCTCAATTTATTCAATACAATATTCCACCATAGGTGAGCTAGTGGGTAATCAAGTGATAATAGAGAGAATAATGCTATGTGTATTAtgctcatatatatacatgtgaaaACAAATTTTGATACTGGGAAAAATAATGTTGGTACTGTACCGTGTCACATTCTACTAGGAACGTGACAAGTAAATTATCTGAAATAAAAACACACTTTATGAGTGCTAAAATGATGGGCTAATGTCTCTTCAACCTCACCAAAAGACCACCTCGTTTGTCAATCCCTCACATAGGGCTCTCCcttctctaaaatcatatcTACCGGGAACTAGTACAAAACGCAGGTAAAAAAGAAGCGGCGGCCTGCCGCCGGAGAAGCAGAGAAATGGCCATGCAAATGAGGATGAGCTGTCACAaccatcttcttcatcataatCCTGCTTCTTCTCCAACTCCGGCATTCTCTACGTCTCTACGCCCTTCTTCTTCAACTTTATTCCGATTTCAGAAGAACTTGACCGGCGGAAGCGTAACCAGAACGACGAAAGGAAGAGGTGCTTATCATGGGATTGTGGCCTCAAGCAACGTGGGTGCGCCGCTTTGGGAGACTTGGAAACCTGACAAGGGTTCTGC containing:
- the LOC126794016 gene encoding LRR receptor-like serine/threonine-protein kinase FEI 2, with protein sequence MKKGLLFWVFSVIVAATVYSHCSLALNQDGFTLLEIKTNLNDSRNMLSNWQDSDESPCNWTGITCHPQDQRVSAINLPYMQLGGTISPSIGKLSRLQRLALHQNSLHGFIPNEVTRCAELRALYLRANYLQGGIPSDIGNLSSLTILDISSNLLKGAIPSSIGRLSRLRSLNLSTNFFSGEIPDVGVLSNFGNNSFIGNLDLCGQQVHKPCRTSLGFPAVLPHAASDEAAVPAKRSSHYIKGLLIGVMSTMAVALFILLGFLWARLLSKKERVAKKYTEVTKQVNQEAGTKLITFHGDLPYPSCEIIDKLESLDEEDVVGSGGFGTVYRMVMNDCGTFAVKRIDRGREGSDQGFERELEILGSIKHINLVNLRGYCRLPTSKLLIYDYVAMGSLDDFLHGDGLEERSLNWGARLRIALGSARGIAYLHHDCCPKIVHRDIKSSNILLDENLEPHVSDFGLAKLLVDEDAHVTTVVAGTFGYLAPEYLQSGRATQKSDVYSFGVLLLELVTGKRPTDPTFVQKGLNVVGWMNTLLRENRLKDFVDKRCRDADPQSLEVILEIAARCTDANPDDRPSMNQVLQLLEQEIMSPCPSDFYDSHSDHC